Proteins found in one Pelobacter seleniigenes DSM 18267 genomic segment:
- a CDS encoding PTS sugar transporter subunit IIA, whose amino-acid sequence MIGIVVISHAGLAAELVQAAELILGPLDKVKAISINRSMSVDNAKAELQQAIDQVGIDGQGVMILSDLFGGTPTNISAEFLAPGAIEILTGVNLPMLIKCAGARNELVLEDLAGRLKEYARDAIIRPMELLRNIDRT is encoded by the coding sequence ATGATAGGTATTGTGGTGATTTCTCATGCCGGGCTGGCCGCTGAGCTGGTGCAGGCCGCTGAACTGATTTTGGGACCGCTTGACAAGGTTAAGGCCATCAGCATCAATCGCAGTATGTCGGTGGACAATGCGAAGGCTGAATTGCAACAGGCTATCGACCAGGTGGGTATTGATGGCCAGGGGGTGATGATCCTGTCCGATCTGTTCGGGGGGACCCCGACCAATATCAGCGCCGAGTTTCTGGCGCCCGGGGCGATTGAAATTTTGACCGGGGTTAATCTGCCGATGCTGATCAAATGTGCCGGAGCCAGAAACGAATTGGTTCTGGAAGATTTGGCTGGACGCTTGAAAGAATATGCCCGGGATGCGATCATAAGACCTATGGAATTGTTGCGTAACATCGATAGAACCTGA
- the rapZ gene encoding RNase adapter RapZ — MSQRLVIITGLSGSGKSTAARVLEDQGFFVVDNLPLVMLPDFLRRAEEGLNAESDLAVVIDVRNRGFLVDHARIFQGLEEAGYQLDILFFEAADEVLQRRYSETRRSHPLAHSESVQAGVQRERQYLLRLRNAATRVIDSSNLTSRQLRDLVLSFLGEEREPLLIVNLESFGYRYGLPPAADLVFDVRFLPNPHYVEELRPLTGLDPVLRDYVLSQPTCREFRKHLDPLLAFLIPHYRAEGKSYLTLAIGCTGGRHRSVSIVEDLYGAFPDTQVLLRVNHRDIDKG; from the coding sequence ATGAGCCAGCGGCTGGTCATTATCACCGGGCTTTCCGGCTCCGGAAAATCGACGGCGGCGCGTGTACTTGAAGATCAGGGCTTTTTCGTAGTCGACAATCTGCCCCTGGTGATGCTGCCGGATTTTTTGCGGCGCGCTGAAGAAGGGCTGAATGCCGAATCTGACCTTGCGGTGGTCATTGATGTCCGTAATCGCGGTTTTCTGGTTGACCACGCCAGGATTTTTCAGGGGTTGGAAGAGGCCGGCTATCAGCTGGATATCCTGTTTTTCGAAGCCGCCGATGAGGTCCTGCAGCGCCGCTACTCGGAAACCCGCCGTTCTCATCCGTTGGCCCATTCGGAGTCGGTCCAGGCCGGGGTTCAGAGGGAGCGACAATATCTGCTGCGCTTGCGAAATGCGGCCACCAGGGTGATTGACAGCAGCAACCTGACCTCCCGGCAGTTACGGGATCTGGTGCTGTCTTTTCTGGGCGAAGAGCGGGAACCGCTATTGATCGTCAATCTGGAGTCCTTCGGCTATCGCTACGGCCTGCCGCCGGCCGCAGATCTGGTTTTTGATGTGCGTTTTCTGCCCAACCCGCATTATGTTGAAGAGCTAAGACCATTGACCGGACTTGATCCGGTATTACGTGATTATGTCCTCTCTCAGCCCACCTGTCGCGAGTTTCGCAAGCACCTGGATCCGCTACTGGCTTTTCTGATTCCCCATTATCGGGCCGAGGGGAAGAGTTATCTGACTCTGGCCATCGGTTGTACCGGGGGCAGGCATCGCAGCGTATCGATTGTCGAAGACCTGTACGGTGCGTTTCCCGATACACAGGTGCTGCTGAGAGTGAATCATCGTGATATCGATAAAGGGTAA
- the lptB gene encoding LPS export ABC transporter ATP-binding protein, which yields MKRQLKATGLRKTYAGREVVCGVDLSVASGQVIGLLGPNGAGKTTSFYMVVGLARPDQGAVFLDDRNITDLPMYRRARAGISYLPQEASVFRKLTVAENLLAIIETLRLTAGEQQQRLEALLEDLNIGHIRNSKGYALSGGERRRVEIARSLVLDPAFLLLDEPFAGIDPIAVIDIQNIISQLKDRGIGILISDHNVRETLGVCDQAYILNRGHVLEFGTPEAIAASPVAREIYLGDKFRL from the coding sequence GTGAAAAGGCAGCTGAAGGCGACCGGCCTGCGGAAGACCTATGCCGGCCGGGAGGTTGTTTGCGGGGTCGATCTGAGCGTGGCTTCCGGCCAGGTGATCGGCCTGCTGGGGCCGAACGGTGCAGGCAAGACGACCAGTTTCTATATGGTGGTTGGGCTGGCGCGGCCAGATCAGGGGGCGGTCTTCCTTGATGACCGCAATATCACCGACCTGCCCATGTATCGGCGGGCTCGCGCCGGGATCTCCTATCTGCCTCAGGAGGCCTCGGTGTTTCGCAAATTGACGGTTGCGGAGAATCTGTTGGCGATTATTGAAACCCTGCGCTTGACCGCTGGCGAACAGCAACAGCGCCTGGAAGCGTTGCTGGAAGACCTGAATATCGGTCATATCCGCAATTCAAAAGGGTATGCGTTGTCCGGGGGGGAACGGCGGCGGGTTGAGATCGCCCGCTCACTGGTTCTCGATCCTGCGTTTCTTCTTTTGGATGAACCCTTTGCCGGTATCGATCCGATTGCCGTGATCGATATCCAGAATATTATTTCCCAGCTCAAGGACCGGGGTATCGGCATTCTGATTTCTGACCACAATGTCCGCGAAACTTTGGGGGTTTGCGATCAGGCTTATATCCTGAACCGAGGGCATGTTCTTGAATTCGGTACTCCCGAGGCGATTGCGGCAAGCCCCGTGGCCCGGGAAATTTACCTTGGAGACAAATTTCGGCTCTGA
- a CDS encoding PTS system mannose/fructose/sorbose family transporter subunit IID yields MAFSWKTRLHIWLRFLILQASWNFERHQGLGFFYALLPGLRKLYSGSQLLAVARRYVGYFNTHPYLTPLVAGAVLKLEEKQAAGDTPAVDIDDFKEIVAAPYAAIGDALFWGGLRPLAAGVSLFFAVKGFLWSSLVFLLLFNLVPFWFRTVFFARGYRQGMNSVEFIQQNSLPDWAIHTKEAAVVVLGGLSAFMVFSHLGRQSLATWLGLLTLLPMVLLAYLARKGVSTLWMIYIIALIIFMAGLFWADVIQWLEM; encoded by the coding sequence ATGGCTTTTTCCTGGAAAACAAGGCTTCATATCTGGTTACGCTTTCTGATTTTGCAGGCGAGCTGGAACTTTGAACGGCACCAGGGACTGGGGTTCTTTTATGCTCTGCTTCCAGGGTTGCGGAAACTGTATTCCGGAAGCCAGCTGCTGGCCGTGGCGCGACGCTATGTCGGCTATTTCAATACCCACCCCTACCTGACCCCGCTGGTGGCCGGGGCGGTGTTGAAGCTCGAGGAAAAACAGGCGGCCGGCGACACCCCTGCAGTGGATATCGATGATTTCAAGGAAATTGTCGCGGCGCCTTACGCGGCCATCGGCGATGCCTTGTTTTGGGGCGGTTTGCGACCTCTGGCCGCAGGGGTGAGCCTGTTTTTCGCGGTCAAAGGATTTCTCTGGTCCTCCCTGGTTTTTCTACTGCTGTTCAACCTGGTCCCCTTCTGGTTCCGGACTGTTTTCTTTGCCCGGGGCTATCGGCAAGGAATGAACTCGGTAGAGTTCATTCAACAAAACAGCCTGCCGGACTGGGCCATCCATACCAAGGAGGCTGCGGTGGTTGTCCTGGGCGGGTTGAGTGCCTTCATGGTTTTTTCTCATTTGGGACGGCAGTCTCTCGCGACCTGGTTAGGACTGCTGACCCTGCTACCGATGGTATTGTTGGCGTATCTTGCCAGAAAAGGGGTGTCCACCCTTTGGATGATTTATATTATTGCACTGATCATATTCATGGCCGGGTTATTCTGGGCCGATGTAATTCAGTGGCTTGAAATGTAA
- the ptsP gene encoding phosphoenolpyruvate--protein phosphotransferase codes for MALAKIEITQDTYLVGIGVSPGISIGEVCLLASRPAIDAAEISPDLVDTELQRFRSALNQAREQLNNIKRAVSKQEHLREHLYILETHLLILDDDMLVKGTEQAIRKLLNAEAALSRTLDKLRALFDNIEDEYLRERRSDVDAVGDRLLRILAGASERSLGQIGRRSLVVAHDLSPAETMQMDRSNILGFLTDKGGRTSHTAILARSLDIPAIVGLENITALVTERMPIIIDGSSGVVVLNPSPATVQEYRNRKQSFEDLERELERLRELPGRTTDNCTIALRGNLELPGEFALACKHAAEGVGLFRTEFLYLGRSTPPSEEEQFQTYCQVLQIMPEHPVTIRTLDIGGDKFVPELNLADECNPAMGLRAIRFSLREVTLFRIQLRAILRASHYGKVRIMFPMISGVAEIRACKRMLRDAAVELEQEGLKYDPDLEVGIMVETPSAVLIAPLLAREVDFFSVGTNDLIQYCLAVDRGNEYVAYLYDPLHPAILRALKATCDAANNAGIHVCICGEMAGEPLYAMVLVGLGFHELSMNPSCVPRVKRVLRQVSRRDGELLVEKLLQLATSKEVSCQIDEDMRKLLPDIFDRPII; via the coding sequence ATGGCTTTGGCGAAGATTGAGATCACTCAGGATACCTATCTGGTCGGCATCGGGGTTTCTCCGGGAATCAGTATCGGAGAAGTCTGTCTGCTCGCCAGTCGGCCGGCCATTGATGCCGCTGAGATCTCTCCCGACCTGGTTGATACCGAACTGCAACGTTTTCGCTCTGCACTCAACCAAGCCCGGGAACAGCTGAACAATATAAAGCGAGCCGTTTCCAAGCAGGAGCATCTGCGGGAGCATTTGTATATTCTGGAAACGCACTTGCTGATCCTTGATGACGACATGCTGGTCAAGGGAACGGAACAGGCGATCCGTAAGCTTCTTAATGCCGAAGCCGCCTTGTCACGTACCCTTGATAAGCTGCGTGCTTTGTTCGACAATATTGAGGATGAGTATCTGCGTGAGCGGCGCTCCGATGTCGATGCCGTCGGTGATCGGTTGCTGCGGATCCTGGCCGGAGCCAGCGAGCGTAGTCTCGGGCAGATCGGGCGTAGATCATTGGTTGTCGCCCATGACCTGTCCCCGGCAGAGACCATGCAGATGGACCGCTCCAATATTCTCGGCTTTCTGACCGATAAAGGGGGGCGCACTTCACACACCGCTATTCTGGCGCGTTCCCTTGATATCCCGGCCATTGTCGGGCTGGAGAATATTACCGCGCTGGTGACCGAGCGGATGCCGATCATCATTGACGGTTCCAGCGGGGTCGTGGTCCTCAATCCTTCGCCGGCGACTGTGCAGGAATATCGCAATCGCAAGCAATCCTTCGAGGACCTTGAGCGCGAACTGGAGAGGCTTCGTGAGTTACCTGGCAGGACCACGGACAACTGCACCATAGCACTGCGCGGTAATCTGGAACTACCGGGAGAGTTTGCCCTGGCATGTAAGCATGCGGCGGAAGGGGTCGGCCTGTTTAGGACTGAATTTCTCTACCTGGGACGCAGTACGCCCCCTTCCGAGGAGGAACAATTCCAGACTTACTGTCAGGTGCTGCAGATTATGCCGGAGCATCCGGTGACGATCCGGACCCTTGATATCGGCGGAGATAAATTCGTTCCCGAATTGAATCTGGCTGATGAATGTAATCCGGCCATGGGACTGCGGGCGATTCGTTTCTCTCTGCGGGAAGTTACCCTGTTCAGGATTCAATTGCGGGCCATTCTGCGGGCCTCCCATTACGGCAAGGTCCGTATCATGTTTCCCATGATCAGCGGGGTTGCGGAAATCAGGGCCTGTAAACGCATGCTGCGGGATGCGGCGGTGGAACTGGAGCAGGAAGGATTGAAATATGATCCCGATCTCGAAGTTGGTATCATGGTTGAAACGCCATCGGCTGTATTGATTGCACCGCTGCTGGCCCGGGAGGTTGATTTCTTCTCCGTCGGAACCAATGATCTGATTCAGTATTGCCTTGCCGTGGATCGGGGGAATGAGTATGTTGCCTATCTTTACGACCCCCTGCATCCAGCCATCCTGCGGGCCCTGAAGGCGACTTGCGATGCTGCCAACAATGCCGGAATTCATGTGTGTATTTGCGGAGAAATGGCTGGTGAGCCGCTCTACGCTATGGTCCTGGTCGGACTCGGCTTTCATGAACTGTCTATGAATCCGTCCTGCGTACCGCGGGTTAAGCGGGTGTTAAGGCAAGTTTCCCGTCGCGATGGTGAATTGCTGGTGGAAAAACTGCTGCAGCTGGCAACCAGCAAAGAGGTGTCCTGCCAGATTGATGAAGACATGCGCAAGCTGCTGCCGGACATTTTTGACCGCCCCATCATCTAA
- a CDS encoding HPr family phosphocarrier protein, producing MLSRNFTIKNRLGLHARAAAQLVQTANKFSSEVTLIKDEVEVNGKSIMGILLLAAPQGTDIEVTVAGSDEDQAMVRIAALIEDGFGED from the coding sequence ATGTTAAGCCGAAATTTTACGATTAAGAACCGTCTTGGATTGCATGCCAGGGCTGCTGCCCAACTGGTGCAGACAGCCAATAAATTTAGCTCTGAAGTGACCCTGATCAAGGATGAGGTCGAGGTCAACGGCAAGAGTATTATGGGGATTCTTCTACTTGCCGCGCCCCAGGGAACGGATATCGAGGTGACCGTAGCGGGGAGTGACGAAGACCAGGCGATGGTCCGTATCGCCGCATTGATTGAGGATGGCTTTGGCGAAGATTGA
- the hprK gene encoding HPr(Ser) kinase/phosphatase gives MPKLSIQDILDEKEAGLNLELLAGGAGLDNCVSVPRIQKPGLALAGYMSSLHPDRVQVLGTTELSFLAHMPEEKAREQVRKLCQYQLSCLVITKGQEVPDYLLESANAGRTPLLRTDHLSSHFISLITRFLEERLLPTSTLHGVLLDVLGMGVLIQGKSGIGKSECALELILRGFRLVADDVVKVRFKLPSVVFGEGMDLLPHHMEVRGLGILNIKHLFGVAAIRGRKKIDLVVELVEWEDDKEYDRLGMEDQTFNLHGVELPFVRIPVAPGRNISTIVEVAARNQLLKEMGYHSAREFQELLEKRMAEAAHLHSHSIIGDDLE, from the coding sequence ATGCCGAAGCTTTCGATACAGGACATTCTCGATGAAAAGGAAGCCGGTCTGAACCTGGAGCTGTTGGCCGGGGGGGCTGGCTTGGACAACTGTGTCTCCGTGCCAAGGATTCAAAAACCCGGCCTTGCGCTGGCCGGTTACATGAGCAGTCTGCATCCGGACCGGGTCCAGGTTTTGGGGACAACCGAACTGAGCTTTCTGGCGCATATGCCGGAAGAGAAAGCCCGCGAGCAGGTTCGAAAGCTGTGTCAATACCAGCTTTCCTGCCTGGTGATTACCAAAGGCCAGGAGGTTCCCGACTATCTCCTCGAAAGCGCCAATGCCGGGCGCACTCCGTTGTTGCGGACCGACCATCTCAGCTCCCATTTTATTTCCCTGATCACGCGTTTTCTCGAGGAACGGTTACTGCCGACCTCAACCCTGCACGGGGTTCTGCTCGATGTCCTCGGCATGGGGGTCCTGATTCAGGGGAAAAGCGGGATCGGCAAAAGCGAGTGCGCGCTGGAACTGATTTTACGTGGTTTTCGCCTGGTGGCGGATGATGTTGTCAAGGTCAGATTCAAGCTGCCTTCCGTTGTTTTCGGCGAAGGGATGGATCTGCTGCCTCACCATATGGAGGTTCGGGGGCTCGGTATCCTCAATATCAAACATCTGTTCGGGGTCGCGGCAATTCGCGGGCGGAAAAAAATCGATCTGGTTGTGGAACTGGTCGAGTGGGAGGATGATAAGGAGTACGACCGCCTGGGGATGGAGGATCAAACCTTCAACCTGCATGGGGTTGAGCTTCCGTTTGTCCGTATCCCCGTGGCACCGGGGCGAAATATCAGCACCATTGTCGAAGTTGCAGCGCGGAACCAACTGCTCAAAGAAATGGGTTATCACAGCGCCCGCGAATTTCAGGAATTGTTGGAAAAACGTATGGCTGAAGCGGCCCACCTGCACTCCCATTCGATTATCGGAGATGATTTGGAATGA
- the rpoN gene encoding RNA polymerase factor sigma-54, with product MALDLRLQVKLSQQLVMTPQLQQAIKLLQLSRMELVDVVTQELAENPLLEEGLDPKEERDETVATEEDSGAVTEASPEQELKGEEEGMNDIDWQTYLEGYSLNSSDSRDNYEDQEERPSYESLLTKQESLNDHLLWQLGLSAFAEKERLLAAEIIGNLDESGYLHASLEELSASTQTAPEEVEAVLKKVQQFDPAGVACRNLQECLLLQLERMDLGDSLAALILRDCLSELEGRKYPAIAKALKVSLDDVLDDVLGAAKLISDLDPRPGRAYNEEEVHYIVPDIFVHKVGDEYVVTQNDEGLPNLRINSFYRNALTDSNAVDKKAGEYIQDKMRSAVWLIKSIHQRQRTIYKVTKSIVKFQREFFDHGIEYLKPLVLRDVAEDIEMHESTVSRVTTNKYVQTPQGLFELKFFFNSGINTADGDAVASESVKSKIKEIIAAEDPKKPYSDQKIVALLKDQDINIARRTVTKYREMLGLGSSTERKRLF from the coding sequence ATGGCTCTTGATCTTCGTTTACAAGTTAAACTCAGCCAACAGCTGGTGATGACCCCTCAGTTGCAGCAGGCCATCAAGCTGCTTCAGCTTTCGCGCATGGAGCTGGTGGATGTCGTCACACAGGAGTTGGCTGAAAACCCGTTGCTGGAGGAGGGGCTTGATCCGAAAGAGGAGCGCGATGAGACCGTTGCCACGGAAGAGGACAGCGGTGCCGTAACCGAGGCTTCCCCGGAGCAGGAATTAAAGGGTGAAGAGGAAGGGATGAACGACATTGACTGGCAGACCTATCTGGAAGGCTACAGTCTGAACAGCAGCGACAGCCGCGATAATTATGAGGATCAGGAGGAACGCCCCTCTTACGAAAGCCTGTTAACCAAACAGGAAAGCCTCAATGATCATCTGCTCTGGCAACTCGGGTTGTCGGCCTTTGCCGAGAAGGAGAGGCTGCTGGCCGCTGAGATCATCGGCAACCTCGATGAGTCGGGATATCTTCATGCCAGCCTGGAAGAATTGTCCGCTTCCACCCAAACTGCCCCGGAAGAGGTTGAGGCTGTCCTGAAGAAGGTTCAGCAGTTTGACCCCGCCGGGGTGGCCTGCCGTAATCTGCAGGAATGTCTGTTGCTGCAGTTGGAACGGATGGACCTCGGTGATTCCCTTGCTGCGCTCATCCTGCGTGATTGCCTGAGCGAACTGGAAGGCCGGAAATATCCGGCGATAGCCAAGGCGCTCAAGGTTTCGCTCGATGATGTGCTCGATGATGTGCTCGGTGCCGCCAAGTTGATCTCCGATCTCGATCCCCGACCGGGGCGGGCCTACAATGAAGAAGAGGTCCATTACATCGTTCCGGATATCTTCGTACATAAGGTTGGTGACGAATATGTGGTCACCCAGAATGACGAGGGCCTGCCAAATCTGCGCATCAACTCCTTTTATCGCAACGCCCTGACCGATTCGAATGCGGTCGACAAAAAGGCCGGTGAATATATTCAGGATAAAATGCGTAGCGCGGTCTGGTTGATCAAGAGTATTCATCAGCGCCAGCGCACCATCTACAAAGTCACAAAAAGCATCGTCAAATTTCAAAGAGAGTTTTTCGACCATGGCATCGAATACCTCAAGCCTCTGGTGTTAAGGGATGTCGCAGAGGACATCGAGATGCACGAATCCACGGTCAGCAGGGTCACGACCAATAAATATGTGCAGACTCCACAGGGGCTTTTTGAACTGAAATTCTTTTTCAATAGCGGCATCAATACCGCCGATGGTGATGCCGTTGCTTCCGAAAGCGTGAAGAGCAAAATCAAAGAGATCATTGCCGCAGAAGATCCGAAGAAGCCCTATTCCGATCAGAAAATTGTTGCCTTGTTGAAAGACCAGGATATCAATATCGCTCGACGGACAGTCACCAAATACCGGGAAATGCTCGGGCTCGGTTCCTCGACGGAACGAAAACGGCTGTTTTGA
- the hpf gene encoding ribosome hibernation-promoting factor, HPF/YfiA family — protein MQIAVTFRHMESSDAVRSYVEEKLARVKKYIDEPIDAQVVLSVQKKIYHRAEVTMVAKGLTMKSMEEKDDMYAAIDLMVDKIERQLKKYKEKLKEHKGTTANQRLVEKSIISGPSVDDGGGNPEIIRSHSFFVKPMSVEEAVMQMDLLDKEFLVFTDDHSEEMNVVYRRKDGNYGLIVPQGS, from the coding sequence ATGCAAATTGCCGTTACCTTCCGTCATATGGAAAGCAGTGATGCCGTTCGTAGCTATGTGGAAGAGAAACTGGCCCGGGTCAAAAAGTATATTGACGAGCCGATTGACGCTCAAGTTGTTTTATCCGTTCAGAAAAAAATCTATCACCGTGCTGAAGTGACCATGGTGGCCAAGGGCCTGACCATGAAAAGCATGGAAGAAAAAGATGATATGTATGCTGCCATTGATCTGATGGTCGATAAAATTGAACGGCAGCTCAAAAAGTACAAGGAAAAATTAAAAGAACATAAAGGAACCACGGCCAATCAGCGGCTGGTTGAAAAATCGATTATCTCGGGACCGAGTGTTGATGACGGAGGCGGCAATCCGGAAATTATCCGCAGCCATTCGTTTTTTGTCAAACCGATGTCGGTTGAAGAAGCGGTGATGCAGATGGACCTGCTGGACAAAGAGTTCCTGGTTTTTACCGATGACCATTCCGAGGAGATGAATGTGGTTTACCGTCGCAAAGATGGCAACTACGGTTTGATCGTTCCTCAAGGAAGTTAA
- a CDS encoding PTS sugar transporter subunit IIB, whose protein sequence is MSLVLTRIDNRLIHGQVLEAWVPFVKADCIVVANDELAHNPLKKIMMQASVPSRLQVEIGTIDEIIPLLNSEALQRKKVLLLFGTTADALRAYRSGLEFDRLNLGNLHADKGKARLCCTVFLDEADVDDLALLDQAGVDISARCIPADSERSWKKLTPLIKEKD, encoded by the coding sequence ATGTCGCTGGTTTTAACACGGATAGATAATCGTTTGATCCATGGGCAGGTCCTGGAAGCATGGGTACCGTTTGTCAAGGCCGATTGCATTGTCGTGGCCAATGATGAACTGGCCCATAATCCACTGAAAAAAATAATGATGCAGGCCTCAGTTCCCAGTCGGCTGCAGGTGGAAATCGGCACCATTGATGAAATTATCCCGCTTTTGAACTCCGAAGCCCTCCAGCGCAAAAAGGTTCTGCTATTGTTCGGAACCACCGCCGATGCCCTGCGGGCTTATCGGAGCGGTCTTGAATTCGACCGTTTGAACCTGGGTAACCTGCATGCGGACAAGGGCAAAGCCCGCCTGTGTTGCACCGTCTTTCTGGATGAAGCCGATGTCGATGACCTGGCACTCCTTGATCAGGCGGGAGTCGATATCTCCGCTCGCTGTATCCCTGCAGACAGTGAACGGTCCTGGAAAAAATTGACGCCCCTGATAAAGGAAAAGGATTGA
- a CDS encoding PTS sugar transporter subunit IIC gives MIIQDLLLGALVALLCGLDRVAVLQIMISRPLVAAPLTGMLLGQPLIGLQVGIMMELLWLARLPVGAAIPPDDTQVSIAATVLAVTVARMFTISGPEPALFCLLVTLPLGKLGQYFDHRARRFNDHLPELAELAIERGSLRGAERQHLKGLLSFSVAALSTYIVILGGGLLIIPFLWPLIEEGLVYSSSWIQLALPLIGVAVILGTINVSRSITLFCASFGMAFLLMWLV, from the coding sequence TTGATTATTCAGGATCTCTTGCTCGGAGCTTTGGTTGCGCTGCTCTGCGGATTGGACCGTGTTGCGGTTCTGCAGATCATGATCTCGCGACCGTTGGTTGCCGCACCGTTGACCGGGATGTTGCTGGGCCAGCCACTGATCGGTCTGCAGGTCGGGATCATGATGGAGCTGTTGTGGCTGGCGCGACTTCCGGTCGGCGCGGCGATTCCGCCTGACGATACGCAGGTTTCCATTGCGGCAACGGTTCTGGCGGTGACGGTGGCGCGCATGTTCACGATCAGCGGCCCGGAACCGGCGCTGTTTTGTTTGCTGGTGACTCTGCCGTTGGGAAAGTTGGGACAATATTTCGATCATCGGGCCCGGCGTTTTAACGACCATCTGCCGGAACTGGCGGAACTGGCCATCGAACGGGGCTCGTTGCGGGGAGCGGAGCGGCAACATTTAAAAGGGTTGTTGAGCTTCTCAGTCGCTGCATTAAGTACCTATATCGTCATTCTTGGGGGCGGTCTGCTGATCATCCCGTTTTTATGGCCGCTGATTGAGGAAGGGTTGGTTTACTCGTCCAGCTGGATCCAGTTGGCGTTGCCGCTGATCGGTGTTGCGGTCATTTTGGGGACAATTAATGTCAGCCGGTCCATTACTCTGTTCTGTGCCTCTTTTGGTATGGCTTTTTTGCTGATGTGGCTGGTGTGA
- a CDS encoding PTS sugar transporter subunit IIA produces MNISELLNPQAIVADLKAKDKTGTLAELTDALIDCEPSLNRDEVIAVLEEREKLGSTGIGDGVAIPHGKLAGIPELKLVFGRSKGGVDFESMDGQPAYLFFLLIAPEESVGVHLKTLARISKLLKDSKVRKKLLDAADQDAIYQIILEEEG; encoded by the coding sequence ATGAACATTTCTGAACTACTGAATCCCCAGGCTATCGTCGCTGATCTTAAGGCCAAGGACAAGACCGGAACTCTTGCCGAACTCACGGACGCGCTGATTGACTGTGAGCCCTCTCTGAACCGCGATGAGGTTATTGCTGTTCTGGAGGAGCGTGAAAAACTTGGCAGCACCGGGATCGGTGATGGGGTCGCCATTCCGCACGGCAAACTGGCGGGAATCCCGGAGCTGAAGCTGGTGTTCGGCCGGAGCAAGGGCGGGGTCGATTTTGAGTCGATGGATGGCCAGCCGGCCTACCTGTTTTTTCTGCTGATCGCTCCAGAGGAGTCCGTAGGCGTTCATCTGAAAACCCTGGCCAGGATTTCCAAGCTGCTGAAAGACTCCAAGGTGAGAAAAAAATTACTGGACGCTGCCGATCAGGATGCGATTTACCAGATTATTCTTGAAGAAGAGGGCTAA